Within the Osmerus eperlanus chromosome 10, fOsmEpe2.1, whole genome shotgun sequence genome, the region TCTGTTAGATAATTTTTATATATTTCATCTATAACCTACGCTCATGAGTTTTTATAATAGTAGACTAATATTAGCCATATCAGCCCAAAGGAGATTCATTCAAAGTAAATATATTGATGACGCACAATAATTAAAACATAGGTAGCGCCTAGAAATAGTTAAAGTAAATGTTCCTATTTTGACTGTGAACTAATAGTTCTACACAAATTAAGCATAGGCTATTGTTGTATGATTATAATATATAAAACATCTGTTTTAAATGGGTACCTTTCATGCAAAGTTAAATatctttattttatatatatatatatatattaacattTACATATACACAAGCTATTAAATACAAAGACAGCAGTCCATGACAATGGTCCCAATTCAGTCTCCCCATGTAGTTTGAGATCCACAGTTTGTAATTGCACAATACATTTGGTTTCATAAAATAACAGAATATACATACAGAATACACATGAGATAATACAGATTTCCTGTCAAGTGACATATTTTGCATTTATCACCCACTTCAAAGTATCTGTTTTCCAGCCATATGTTCTCTTCATGGTACACAACAAAACTGATGAAAGTAAAGCCTGTGTGTACCCGTCATTAAGTAAATATGCTACAATTTTTTATCCTTCATCATTTATCAGCAATTTAATAGTTGTAGCTCTTGTCAGAATATGTGCAGAACATAATGGATGTTCCCTCAGATCGGATCCTCTACTTTTGGCActattttgtaaatgtaaactgcGCCAGTGTCCTTTGTGGAACTGTTTAAAATGCCTATGGATTATAATGTGTGGATGCATCACCAGTCCATTGTAAAGTAACAACTCAACTCCTATGAAAAAGACTCAATGCTATGTCAAGCCATGGAGGTTCACTGCCCCCATAGCTCACCCAAAGTCCGCCCATAACAGCCTATTCTAAAATTACAAGGGcttttggaaaagaataacgcTTTCAGcatttaaaagtcaattgttaaaGTTAGGAGTGGCAACATGACTTCATGTCATTATCACAGATTTTTCTCCCTTGTGCAGATGACCGCAGAGGTAGACTGAAGAGGAAAATGATTAGAAGACTAAGAACTACACACATCAGTGCAGCTCCCATCGTGTTAGCGAAGGTGATGggcagggagtgtgtgaggagccAGTCCCGTCTCGCCATCATGTCCTGCTCAATTGCCTCCATCTGGAAGTGGGTGCCAATGATGCCGCACACATGAAACAATTGGTGGCTGTGGCCTTTAGAGGGCACAATAGGACAGTGGTTAGTTCAGCTGCAGTACAGTGGAGGGAATAATGTGGCAATGCAGACAGAAACAATCAATGGCTCACAGCAAAGACGAATTATGTGGATGAAAAAATGTGGAGGATGTTGTATTGCCAATGTTCTCCATAGCGCAAGGTGACTGTGCTCACCTATGTAATCAAAACTGCCAGGGGCCAGGCGCTCTGGTAGATGTGTGGCAAAGAGAAAGGCAGTAAGGAAGGCTAGAGCAATGTGACGTAAATGCAGAGGATTGGTGTCATTGGTTGTGCAGCTTTCACCTGTACACAAAAAGATCTGCCGGCAAATAAATGCAAAGGAATTAGCTTTTGGTACTACTAAACTCACAGGTTTGTGGCAAGCATGTAGCAGCTCACTACAACTATAATGCAGAATTATTTTATATAGAATCCTACTTTGGTACACTAACTGAAAAGTCCAAATAAAGTAAACTTTTTATAATTTGTAGGGTTAAGGTTTGCGCTGTTGAACAAAGTATGAAAACATTATATATACAAAGAAGACCTACCCTGTAAAAGAGCGGAATGTTGTCAAACATGTAGGGGTAGGCGAAGGCAATAATACGAAAACCTTTTCCAAACTTTGGACTTTCTGTGAATCTGGAACACAGAAAATGTAATAATGATCTATCTAATCAAGAAAATACAGGCATACAATAAATCATAGACACTTTAAACCAGCAACTACATATTTTACTTCAGTTCACTACAGTCTTAGAATTATGTGTGGTATGGTGGTACCTGTCAAACTTGATAAAATATTGTAAGATTTTATGTTGACACAGCACTTAGATCAAGCCTGGCATTCCACAGATATTTCATTACATTTTAAGGCTGAGATGACAACACCAGTTTACACCCTGATTCACTAATATACAAGTTACACATATTGTTATGGTCCCATGCATACTGAATTACATTAAGTTgaatcactcactcacacacattcctgaCCTGGAACCACCTTCACACAATTGCACCTGCTGAGTCATCTACAGACTGATTAGCAAAACCAGATTTTCAGAgtgtcattcaaataaatataaGCCTACAGTAAGTGTGAACTCAGTCAACTCCCTCTTTGGCTAGGAGTATAGACTTTCTGTTGCTAGCAACATGTTACTAACAACATGCAATGCATGCCAGGTTGTTTTGTCTTTGACCAGCTTAGTGCCACAGTATTGAATGAATTGCCTGTATGTGGTTTTCTAAAATGTACACTACAAAGATGGTGGTGGTCCCAGTCATGTTTTGTTATGAGAAATTGGGAGAGTTAGGGAAATAGCTAGAAGAAGGATATTTTTTAACTCAATTTTGTTAGTTCAAAGGCGATTTTTGGAAAGCACAAACACAACATGCATGTAGTTTACCCTTTTATGCTGTCATTGTTATATTGTAGAAATGGCAGGCCAAGccttagagagagaggagcaaagAGGGAGATGTGCATATTCAGACAGCCATACCAAAACACTATTATATGAGGCTTGATGTAACATAGACAAGTTGGAAAACCTTACATAAAGTCTTTCCACATTTGTGTGTCATTGACTTAATTAAAAATATTTTAcatcatttgtttatttattgccATACATACCCCAAAACCACAcattaaaagtaaaaagtacattttatttacaCAGTTTCCCCAACAAAGTGTCCTTACCTTGAATAACAGGCTAAGGAAGTGCAGACAACAGTGTTAATAATGGCGAAGAAGAGGAAGTATTGGTGGAATGTGCTTTTCACCCACTTATCAGGGATGACATAGGCAGAGTAGGTGATGGCAGAACCTGAGATGAAACAAAGATGTGTGTGATACAAATTAAAACACAAATTCAGCACACAAGAACACCTGTGTTACAGAACACACCAGCAAAAACAAACAAGTGCCCTTATCACACTCACACTTATTGTGGTATTATAGGAGGTATAGGTGTGAAACATGGGTGTACATGTAATGTACAAGTGAACTACTCATGTGATGGAAGCACACACAGCATTTAATTCTTCTTCAGACTGAAATGTGCCGCTTTCAAATGACCTTTTAGAGCCTATTTTATAACTAAATGTCCGTTCACTGTTAGAAAAGACATTTTAgtacatctttaacatactttGCTTTTGAGCTCCACAATTGATGAAAGAATAAACACATTTCCCATCTGAATTTTCTGGAAGTGTCTTTAAATGTACTGGCCAACATTACATAAAACGAGAGATGCATAAGATATTAGCTGATGGTTATAAATGTTACATCTGTTAGTTTCTGTCCACTCACCTAGACTGTAGAAACTCAGTGCTCCATAGTCGAAAAAAAAGCAGACATGGCGGGCACGGGTGGACATAGAGCTGAAGGTGTGAGCGCAGCTGGACGCTAGTGGGTACACGCAACACGACACCAGGAAGACCAGGAGGGGCCAGGTGAACGAGTCCTCCCAGACGTCCTGCATCAAAAGCACCATCACCAACTTCCCCAGGAAGTACCTGGCAACAAGACACACAGGAGTTGCTGTTACACCTAAGTATACATTAGCTCATCCCTGTGTCACACTAGTATTGGCACATGTATGTTACACAGATTTTGTGTGTCCCATTACATGGTACATAATACTATAGCAGGCCAAAAATGCCACAGGATGCCAATTGATAAATGGCATCCTACATCTGGGTGCAATTGTGGGATGCATGCCTACTGGCAGTATTAAAGCTAATCTGACTCACAACTCTCTGCACACCAAATCCCTGATAGTGTAGCAGCAGGATAATGGCTCCTTATTGTGCAAGGCAAGTCATTTCAAAATTTGAGAAGTAAAACAAACTGGCCTGGTTGTGTTGTTATAAAAGACCACTACATGTCTCTTCAGTCACCGACTGTGGAGTTATATAAAAGTGTACTACAGGGCACACAATAAGTGAAGTTATCTTATCACAGTGGTTGGGGCTTGGCCCTTAAACACACATTTATAGAGGTAACGAGCTGGCTTTCCATGTCTCAGCACACCTCATTAACAAATGAACCTTATTTGTGCTTCTCTCCATCACTGCACCCAGTTGTTGACTAATTGTGTCAACTCATTTGAGAGCTGTAAGCAGAGCTCATTAACGTTGACTTGTAGCCCTGAGTTCCTCACCCGACCCCAGTCAACACACATAGAAACAAgcatatacacatgcacacacacacacacatgttcaaacacacacgcatggacaaaaaggcaggcaggcactcactctcacacacactcacacagacacacagaaagccTCTGTGGAATATATGGCTGCCACAGCAGATCATGTCAACTGTGGGGGAAGTGAGGCAGGGCTATGGGGAGCAGTTATCACTAGCACCAAGCCCCAGCCTcatcacacacctcctcacctttcTGCCATCATAAACAAACATGGGCACCATGGTTGCTATAAAAGACCTAGGACTGGTTATTTTCAGTCAGATTTGTTTACATAACTGATACTATATATCTGTTCTCTCTCAAAGATGTAATATCTGAGAGAAAAGTATTGACACCATGTTGACATTTGTACAAAATGAGATGCTGACCACAAAGAAAGCTACAGCAGGTGCTGATGATGTTCGAATTTCCGTGGATGTTAGGTGTGGAGGGTTTGGAGTTTCGGGTATGATCAGGATTCTCTGTTGACAGTTGGGCGTGCACGATGCTAGACAGCTTTCAGGTATggtttttaaccctcgtgctgccttcgggtcacatgacccaaaggttcataacgaaccatcgttgtgtttacccaattttacccaatacaaaaacaaattaaaataattttcttttaacctttgcaatgtggggggtctgagacagcccaacggttaaaagaaaatgcttcactttgtctttgtatgcggtaaatctgtcgcaatacgacggtgggtcacaatgactgatgggtcagaatgacccgaagataacacaagggttaagatgccCGTAGGCTTGTTTTATCATGGCTGTGTGTCTTTGAGACACTATGATAAACATTGCAGAACGTCCTTGTTATTCAGGCTTTTTTAGATATCTGTGCTTTAAGAGATATTTGTTTCTATTAATGTGCTGAAGTTCCTCGTTCATCTTAAATCGCTGTCAACATTTTTGTCATTGAtgaatgcgttggaatgctagAGGTATGTGGGCTTGGCTATGACTGagtaattgttttgtttgtttgtttgtcagtGTTTGTGTATTAAATCAAGATGATACTAGAACAATCAAGATATCTGTAAAGATAGTTAATCTTTCACTTAATATACTTAATATACTGTGCTTCAACAGACCTAGCATTTGCCAAACATAAACATTAGATACACAAACATTTGGCCATAACTTATAACTTTTCTGTTAAATGAATGCAAATATTCCCTCTCTGTCACATATATCAATTACAATGTGAATAGGCCTTTCTGCGGATCCCCTTCAAGAATAAAAATGCTTCAGATATCAGGCACCTTAAAAGCTTGAGTCAAGTCAATGTACTCCGCTATGAGGTAAGTTGTTTCTTATCAGTAATAATGTCATTTTGAAACAGTCTATGCCATTTTTTTAAAGCGAGGACCCAGACATGTTATTGATATTTGAAATGATTTTAACAAATATTTGAATGCAGAGAATATAAGAATTGAAAAGTGTGACAATGTATGTATTTTGACTATACCAGGTAGGAAGGAAGTGGGTCCATATATTGAGCGTCTCATTGGTCAGTTGGAAGAGGCTCAAGATGCAATCAGTTGCCGAGCTGCGCGGGTGGCGATAGCCAGAGATGATGCTGTCCTCATGGAACACCTATAAATAAAACCTTACTTTTTGTTACTTGCCAACACTCAATACACAAGTAGCTATAGAGAGCAGATTTACAAAGTACACAATCAACTCCATGTTACTCAAATAATTGTACATTCCCTTTCCAATTAATTCCAATTTAGGACCAGGGCATACATTTGTTTAATGTTTTCATTTTATGATGGAAAACATTGGATTGCAGTCTAATAAAATATGAGAGCAATTTACAAAGTTACCTTTCAAATGAATTATTCACCAGGTGAGTCTTTAATAATGTTTATACTTAACTCAACAACCAACTCAAACCcactattcattcattcaacgaAACAAAAAACTGAACAGTGTCAGTCGAAATTACATATTAGCTCCAGTGAGCAATGAGTAAACTTACTTTGGGTACTTGGTTGATGGTGAAGACTCGGGGTAGTTTGATCAGGCTGAGCATGGTGTCATGAAAGTACAGAGCTGGGGATTTGACTGTGTCAATGAAGTGGCTTGGAAGAAGCTCCACTCTTTATGAAGTTGTTGTTGTTATATTGCACTGTAGGTCCCTCCCATCTAGCCTCCCACCCATCCAGAATATccagtacctctctctctctctctctctctctctctctctctctctctctctctctctctctctctctctctctctctctctctctctctctctctctctctctctctctctctctctctctctctctctctctctctctctctctctctctctctctctctctctctcacacacacacacacacacacacacacacacacacacacacacacacacacacacacacacacacacacacacacacacacacacacacacacacacacacacacacacacacacacacacacacacacacacagagagagagagagagagagagagagatactgataATGCGAGACTCACAAACTCAGCAAGTCAAGCAGGTTTTGGTGTGAAATCAGTCAGACTCACCAGGCAGCTGCGAGTGACATCAATTGTTATAAGCAGAATCACATTTTTAGCTCACAGACAGTTGACACACGAGCTACAAGTGCTTTATCATGAACATGctactct harbors:
- the paqr5b gene encoding membrane progestin receptor gamma-B is translated as MLSLIKLPRVFTINQVPKVFHEDSIISGYRHPRSSATDCILSLFQLTNETLNIWTHFLPTWYFLGKLVMVLLMQDVWEDSFTWPLLVFLVSCCVYPLASSCAHTFSSMSTRARHVCFFFDYGALSFYSLGSAITYSAYVIPDKWVKSTFHQYFLFFAIINTVVCTSLACYSRLGLPFLQYNNDSIKGFTESPKFGKGFRIIAFAYPYMFDNIPLFYRIFLCTGESCTTNDTNPLHLRHIALAFLTAFLFATHLPERLAPGSFDYIGHSHQLFHVCGIIGTHFQMEAIEQDMMARRDWLLTHSLPITFANTMGAALMCVVLSLLIIFLFSLPLRSSAQGRKICDNDMKSCCHS